From Paralcaligenes sp. KSB-10:
CTTGAAGGCAATGGGAGAACACCACAACGACGTCAGTCTTCTCGAAGCCTATGTTGCCGCTCAACTCGATACCTACTTTTGGCTCAAGCGCCTGGGTGTGCAATTCCAATCAGTTCAGCTTGGCGGCGGCCAATCGGTGCCCCGCTCGAATCGGGTCGACACCCGCCAGATGATGGAGGCGCTCGATAAACAGGCCCAGGCCTCGCAGCGCTTCGAACTGCGCTGCAACACACAGGCGCTACGCTTGCACCGGATGGAAGACGGCGGCATGGAGGTCATCGTATCGTCCGCCGGCGGGCCATCCTATGCGCTGCATGCTCGAGGCGGCGTGGTGCTGGCCACAGGCGGATTTTCACGAAGCGAAGAATGGCTGGGCGTGTTTGCGCCAGCGCAGATCAAAGCCCTGCGCATCGGCGGCCCGGGCAATACCGGCGATGGCCTCAGGATGGGTATGGCGCTTGGCGCCAATCTGCGCGACATGGGCTTCATCAAGGGAACATTCGGGGTACATCCCTCCGCCGAAGCAGAGGAACGTCTCCTGATCCATCCCATCTTCAAAGGGGCGATCGCCGTCAACGCGAACGGCCGACGCTTCGTCGACGAATCGGTTTCATACAAAATCAGCGGCGACGCATGCCTTGCCCAGCCCGATGGCATGGCCTACCAGATATTCGACGAAGGCATCATGGATCTGTCGGTTCCTGGCGTTACCACCTCGGACTTCCGCTCGGCGCTCAGCTCCGGCCATCTGATCCAGGCCGACTCCATTGCGACGCTGGCCGAGCGCATAAATATCGATCCCGCAGCGCTCCTGTCCACCCTGGACCAGTACAACGGCGACGTCGAGCGGGGCCGCGACACACAATTCGGCCGCGATGGGCTGGCGAATCACTATGGCAAATTGCGAAAAATCGACCAGCCTCCTTTCTACGCCTATCCGTCGACATCCGCCGTGCTGGCCACTTACGCCGGACTCGCCGTCGATAGCAAAGCGCGCGTGATTGACGTCTACGGACAGCCTATCGACGGCCTTTTCGCAGCCGGCGAATTGATGGGTGGATTTCACGGCGCCGCGTATATGACCGGCTCGTCGCTGGGTAAAAGCGCCGTCTTTGGCCGCATAGCGGGCAACAATGCCGCCGCGTCCTGTTGAGTGAGTTTTTTTGCATGAAGTAAAAACCCCGAGTATCGCTTCGATCGATCAAGACAAGGAGACATCAACTATGAAATCCCGTTTCTGGAAAACTCAACTATTCGGCCTGGCCTGCCTGGCCGCGGCAGCTATGCCGGCAAGCGCGGCCACTGATGCCGGTACCTACCCATCCAAGCCCATCCATCTGGTGCTTCCCTTTCCTCCAGGCGGCCCCACCGATACCGTATCACGCGCTCTTGGAGACAAGTTGAGCAAGGCCTGGAACGTCCCTGTAATCATCGAAAACCGGCCAGGCGGAAACTCCTTCATCGCAACCGATGCGGTCGCTCACGCCCAGGCAGATGGATACACCTTGCTGGTCGCGTTTTTCGGCACACTGGTGGTGAACCCCAGTCTCTACGACAAATTGCCATACGATCCCGTCAAGGATTTCGCACCGGTCACGACCGTCGCAAACCTGCCCTTGATGCTCGTCGTCAATCCGAAGTCCCCCATTCATTCAATCAAGCAGCTTATCGATCTATCGAAAGCCACCCCCAATCGGTTTACCTTCGCATCGGGAGGAGCCGGCCAAGGCGCCCACCTAGCAGGTGAAATGCTCAAGAACATGGCCGGCATATCCATGATTCATGTTCCTTACAAAGGCAATGCGCCCGCTGTCATGGATCTTCTGGGCAACCATGTGGACATGCTGTTCGATGGCATGACCTCGTCGCTGCCCTATGTAAAAAACGGCCGCCTCCGCCCGATAGCGGTCTCCACGCTAAAGCGCGCTTCGGCCATGCCGGATCTCCCGACCGTGGCCGAATCGGGCCTG
This genomic window contains:
- a CDS encoding FAD-dependent oxidoreductase encodes the protein MEETDVIVCGGGLAGYCAAAAALERDKRVILLEKLAATGGSTVISGGAMAFAGTDEQGEAGISDSNSLLLSDLKAMGEHHNDVSLLEAYVAAQLDTYFWLKRLGVQFQSVQLGGGQSVPRSNRVDTRQMMEALDKQAQASQRFELRCNTQALRLHRMEDGGMEVIVSSAGGPSYALHARGGVVLATGGFSRSEEWLGVFAPAQIKALRIGGPGNTGDGLRMGMALGANLRDMGFIKGTFGVHPSAEAEERLLIHPIFKGAIAVNANGRRFVDESVSYKISGDACLAQPDGMAYQIFDEGIMDLSVPGVTTSDFRSALSSGHLIQADSIATLAERINIDPAALLSTLDQYNGDVERGRDTQFGRDGLANHYGKLRKIDQPPFYAYPSTSAVLATYAGLAVDSKARVIDVYGQPIDGLFAAGELMGGFHGAAYMTGSSLGKSAVFGRIAGNNAAASC
- a CDS encoding tripartite tricarboxylate transporter substrate binding protein, with protein sequence MKSRFWKTQLFGLACLAAAAMPASAATDAGTYPSKPIHLVLPFPPGGPTDTVSRALGDKLSKAWNVPVIIENRPGGNSFIATDAVAHAQADGYTLLVAFFGTLVVNPSLYDKLPYDPVKDFAPVTTVANLPLMLVVNPKSPIHSIKQLIDLSKATPNRFTFASGGAGQGAHLAGEMLKNMAGISMIHVPYKGNAPAVMDLLGNHVDMLFDGMTSSLPYVKNGRLRPIAVSTLKRASAMPDLPTVAESGLPGFDVGSWFGILAPAHTPQPVIAKLNAELVQIINSQDFKTLLGTLGLDPMSSTPEEFVAYMKQETSKWAKVVHDAHIKID